In the Sorghum bicolor cultivar BTx623 chromosome 4, Sorghum_bicolor_NCBIv3, whole genome shotgun sequence genome, TCTGCGAGCACGCCCCCGCCGCCGTCACCTGccgcgccgacgccgccgcgctCTGCGCCGCCTGCGACGCCGACATCCACTCGGCCAACCCGCTCGCGCGCCGCCACGAGCGCCTCCCCGTCGCGCCCTTCTTCGGCGCGCTCGCTGACGCGCCCCAGCCCTTCCCGTCCCCGGCcttcgccgccgctgccgcagcGGGGGGCCAGGCTCAGGGGGAAGCCGCGGCGGCggacaacgacgacgacgacgggagCAACGAGGCCGAGGCGGCGTCGTGGCTGCTCGCCGAGCCCGACAACAGCCACGaggacagcgccgccgccaccgccgccgacaCGTTGTTCGCGGAATCGGACGCGTACCTCGGCGTCGACCTGGACTTCGCCCGGTGCATGGACGGCGTCAAGGCCATCGGCGTGCCGGTCGCGCCGCCCGAGCTGGACATCGCTGCCGGCAGCTTTTTCTACCCCGAACACTCCATGAACCACAGTGTAAGCCTCACACTTCTACACAACCTGGATCCTCACACCCATGGTTTCTTTcagatttctcaaaaaaaaatatgcTCCCTTTTTAATTTTGTGGACGGTGGTGATAATGTAGACGCCTTTATTATTACAGTTGTCGTCGTCGGAGGTGGCGGTGGTGCCGGACGCGCAGGCGGCCGGCGTGCCGGCGGTGGTGAGCAGGGGGAAGGAGCGGGAGGCGCGGCTGATGCGGTACCGTGAGAAGCGCAAGAACCGCCGGTTCGACAAGACCATCCGCTACGCGTCCCGCAAGGCGTACGCCGAGACGCGGCCGCGCATCAAGGGCCGCTTCGCCAAGCGCTGCTCCGCGGAGGCCGACGACGACGCGCTGGAGCACGACGAAGGCGCGTGCTTCTCGCCCGCGGGGTCGGCGCACGCGGCGTCGGACGGCGTCGTCCCGTCCTTCTGTTGAGGAGGAAAGAAGACGGCGAACCCCGGCAGACGGCGGCCTTCCCCGCCTGCCTGcccggcggcgacgacggctCCTTAGTTTTGCCAACTCTGTCGACTctgaacctttttttttttggtctcTCCTCCCTCTCTCTTTTGATCGAGGGGTTGCTAGCTCTGGATCTGAAACTCCGAATGCATGGGACGCGAGCTCCGTGTAGCATGAATAACTGTGTAGTTGTTCGATGGACGAATCAATGGCGTTCGCATGGAATTCTCCTCTTGTAATCCTCTCGGTCCTCACCGTCACTGTAATCCACCCTTGTATATGACCATCTAGAGTTGTTTCTTTTCCATGGATGCATCTGCTACCTGAAAAATTTGCTGTTCATGTGCATCATCACTGCCACAGTGCAGCACTCGCTGTTCATATCCAACTACTGATCTGTTAATACCTTGTTTAGgctctgtttagttccccatccaaaaaaattttcatccatccaatcggatctttagacacatgcatgacatattaaatatagataaaaaaattaaactaattacacagtttggttgaaaatcgcgagatgaatcttttaagcctagttagtctatgattagccttaagtgctacagtaacacacatgtgctaatgacagattaattatgcttaatagatttgtcttgtagtttccagatgagctatgtaatttgtttctttattagtttttaaaaactcctcccgacattcttccgacatatccgatgtgacgacAAAAAATTTTCCATAtccaatctaaacaaggccttagttcaccccgaaatccaaaaagttttcaagattccttgtcacatcgaatcttacggcatatgcatgaagcattaaatataaacgaaaacaaaaactaattacatagtttgtctgtaaatcgcgagacgaatcttttcatcctagttagttcatgattggataatatttgtcaaataaaaacgaaagtgttatagtagcgaaatccgaaattttttcggaactaaacaaggcctctttTCCTACTTGCGAACA is a window encoding:
- the LOC8059668 gene encoding zinc finger protein CONSTANS-LIKE 3; translated protein: MDTAVELELEQKPAVGYWSVVGARPCDACAAEPARLHCREDGAFLCPGCDARAHGAGSRHARVWLCEVCEHAPAAVTCRADAAALCAACDADIHSANPLARRHERLPVAPFFGALADAPQPFPSPAFAAAAAAGGQAQGEAAAADNDDDDGSNEAEAASWLLAEPDNSHEDSAAATAADTLFAESDAYLGVDLDFARCMDGVKAIGVPVAPPELDIAAGSFFYPEHSMNHSLSSSEVAVVPDAQAAGVPAVVSRGKEREARLMRYREKRKNRRFDKTIRYASRKAYAETRPRIKGRFAKRCSAEADDDALEHDEGACFSPAGSAHAASDGVVPSFC